The following proteins are co-located in the Acinetobacter sp. NCu2D-2 genome:
- a CDS encoding co-chaperone GroES, with product MSNIRPLHDRVVIRRVEEETKTAGGILLPGSAAEKPAQGEIIAVGNGQITDNGVRALDVKVGDKVLFGTYAGTTVKVDGEELLIMKESDILAVLEA from the coding sequence ATGAGCAACATTCGTCCGTTACATGACCGCGTTGTTATTCGTCGTGTTGAAGAAGAAACTAAAACAGCTGGCGGTATTTTACTTCCTGGTTCAGCTGCTGAAAAACCTGCACAAGGTGAAATTATTGCAGTAGGTAATGGTCAAATCACTGACAATGGCGTACGTGCGTTAGACGTAAAAGTTGGCGATAAAGTATTGTTCGGTACTTATGCTGGTACAACTGTAAAAGTTGACGGTGAAGAGCTTCTTATTATGAAAGAATCTGACATCTTGGCAGTTTTAGAAGCGTAA
- a CDS encoding metallophosphoesterase family protein, whose translation MILHLSDLHFGTEKQECVQAIQAFCREHRPEAVVVSGDITQRARWYQFHACKQFLDSLQLPYLIIPGNHDIPLYNVWKRIFHPFSYYQAHFGQTENLLETEHFYVIGINTIRRRHHTRGALSLEQIQKIDQKLQAVSSQKLKIIVAHQPFYVTHYDRRGIKDCPRLAKIALEAWAKHGLYALLHGHLHHAAVYDLNKAFGLELAQPIYDVHAGTATSYRLHQGQPNSFNVIHSNGTIEEYVFNSVKGCFEFKQDLMNKSSK comes from the coding sequence ATGATTTTGCATCTTTCGGATTTGCATTTTGGAACTGAGAAGCAGGAATGTGTTCAAGCAATCCAAGCATTTTGTCGTGAGCATCGACCGGAAGCTGTGGTCGTCAGTGGTGATATTACGCAACGGGCAAGATGGTACCAATTTCATGCCTGTAAACAATTTCTAGATAGTCTTCAATTGCCATATCTCATTATTCCAGGCAATCATGACATCCCTTTATATAATGTATGGAAGCGGATTTTTCATCCTTTTAGTTATTATCAAGCACATTTTGGTCAGACAGAGAATTTATTAGAAACAGAGCATTTTTATGTCATTGGTATTAATACCATACGTCGACGGCATCATACCCGTGGTGCTTTATCTTTAGAGCAAATTCAAAAGATTGATCAAAAACTCCAAGCGGTATCATCTCAAAAGTTAAAAATTATTGTCGCTCACCAACCTTTTTATGTAACTCATTATGATAGGCGCGGTATTAAAGATTGCCCTCGGCTCGCAAAGATCGCGCTTGAAGCATGGGCAAAGCATGGTTTGTATGCCCTACTCCATGGTCATTTGCACCATGCAGCAGTCTATGATTTAAACAAAGCATTTGGTTTGGAGTTGGCACAGCCCATATATGACGTACATGCAGGCACAGCAACTTCATATCGTTTACATCAAGGTCAGCCGAATAGTTTTAATGTGATCCATTCTAATGGCACGATAGAAGAATATGTTTTTAATTCAGTGAAAGGTTGTTTTGAGTTTAAGCAGGATTTGATGAATAAATCATCGAAATAA